The proteins below come from a single Agrobacterium vitis genomic window:
- the cysQ gene encoding 3'(2'),5'-bisphosphate nucleotidase CysQ produces MIDLFEKAAIAAGRDIMDVFHNGPTVRTKSDASPVTEADEQAEAIILAALAAQFPAIPVVAEEAVAAGNIPQTRDQPFILVDPLDGTKEFIRKSSDFTVNIALIEAGVPVMGIVYAPARGQAYIGDRSGALKIEIDANFQPVSRQSITVRTPSGALIAVASRAHSGPETEEFLVNHAITDTRSVGSSLKFCLVAEGAADVYPRFGRTMEWDTAAGDAVLRAAGGITVGPDGAPLLYGKRDQLDDSDFANPSFIAWGGKQA; encoded by the coding sequence GTGATTGATTTGTTTGAAAAGGCGGCAATAGCCGCTGGGCGCGATATTATGGACGTGTTCCACAATGGCCCAACGGTGCGCACCAAAAGCGATGCCTCTCCGGTGACCGAGGCCGATGAGCAGGCGGAAGCGATCATTCTTGCCGCCCTGGCTGCCCAGTTTCCCGCTATTCCCGTTGTGGCCGAGGAAGCCGTTGCCGCCGGCAATATTCCTCAGACCAGGGACCAGCCCTTCATTTTGGTCGATCCGCTTGACGGCACCAAGGAATTCATTCGTAAAAGCTCCGATTTCACGGTCAATATCGCGCTGATCGAGGCCGGTGTTCCGGTCATGGGCATCGTCTATGCTCCGGCGCGCGGCCAAGCCTATATTGGCGACCGTAGTGGCGCCCTCAAGATCGAGATCGATGCCAATTTCCAACCGGTCTCCCGACAGTCCATCACGGTCCGTACTCCTTCGGGTGCGTTGATTGCAGTCGCCAGCCGCGCCCATAGCGGCCCGGAAACCGAGGAATTCCTGGTAAACCACGCCATAACCGATACCCGTTCTGTCGGCTCCTCGCTGAAATTCTGCCTGGTGGCGGAAGGTGCGGCCGATGTCTATCCACGCTTCGGCCGAACGATGGAATGGGATACAGCCGCAGGCGACGCCGTGCTGCGGGCAGCTGGCGGCATAACGGTCGGGCCGGACGGCGCACCGCTGCTCTACGGCAAACGCGATCAGCTGGATGACAGCGACTTCGCCAATCCCTCCTTCATCGCCTGGGGCGGCAAACAGGCCTGA